One region of Cytobacillus sp. IB215665 genomic DNA includes:
- a CDS encoding HAMP domain-containing sensor histidine kinase, which translates to MKKNFYKTIGWSLLVSIILIAVTSTLENAHRFIGNQDYFQTDEFQSEYHNYIRELSSIVLNNPDKEKLKDTVSVSQQEIDQYRFYYGDLTTQIQNIQAQYQSRISEAEASGNTSVKDALTKERDAKIADIQKNFEDDAYVEKKIKAVINTNIDSYIAELNAKKQDFVSDFTYFSYELKNIETGETFSSGDVSEKAAFTMEFSKKNGYLKASQYLDSASYYIGGEYNEETGIDVNNKITTLLKASPSTFEGKITIPVANMNQVERAQYFIYQKNLSLIMLAIAVVALLIILLIFKFRKSWYVDSSVRRQYENWPLDIRLVLILINGWIVMIFTFMLKQDYYSLFSYYNYQSVEGLLFNHFIHLFAIWFGIYQVVWTYDELKQGLGFIETLKNGIVVKNIKLVRDAFLKTAIGKQMLAILIVIFFWGIGTAIAFANSYDDGLIMFYLICVFFIGIPSILFLMKRIRYLNRVFRATEQMASGTLLEPVPEKGKSVIAKHAKHLNKLRAGFKTSITEQAKSERLKTELITNVSHDLRTPLTSIITYTDLLKNQQLTEEERNEYVNILERKSNRLKILIEDLFEVSKMASGNLELHKQQVDLTQLIHQVIGEHQEDIEKSGLDFRVTIPDTSVMSYVDGQRWWRVLDNLIVNALKYSLTGTRVYVSLKHENNQAEFVVKNITKYELGENINELLERFKRADTSRATEGSGLGLAIAQSIVDLHDGTLQIDLDGDLFKVIVKIPTY; encoded by the coding sequence ATGAAGAAGAATTTTTATAAAACAATTGGTTGGAGCTTATTAGTTAGCATAATTCTGATTGCCGTAACTTCAACTCTTGAAAATGCACATCGATTTATCGGTAATCAAGATTATTTTCAAACCGATGAATTTCAATCAGAATACCATAACTATATAAGGGAATTAAGTTCAATTGTGTTAAATAATCCTGATAAGGAGAAGTTGAAGGATACAGTTTCTGTTTCTCAACAAGAAATAGATCAGTATAGATTTTACTACGGGGACTTAACTACGCAAATTCAAAATATACAGGCGCAATACCAATCACGTATTTCAGAAGCGGAGGCTTCAGGTAACACTTCTGTGAAAGATGCCCTTACGAAAGAACGAGACGCAAAAATAGCTGACATACAAAAAAACTTTGAAGATGATGCATATGTCGAAAAAAAGATAAAAGCAGTTATTAACACAAATATTGATTCGTATATAGCGGAACTAAACGCGAAAAAACAAGACTTCGTGTCCGATTTCACATATTTCTCATATGAGTTGAAAAATATTGAGACAGGCGAAACCTTCTCATCTGGAGATGTATCAGAAAAAGCTGCGTTTACTATGGAGTTCAGTAAAAAGAATGGATATTTAAAGGCATCACAATATTTAGATAGTGCATCATATTATATCGGTGGAGAGTACAACGAAGAAACTGGAATCGATGTCAATAATAAAATAACCACATTATTAAAAGCTTCTCCATCAACATTTGAAGGAAAAATAACTATACCCGTTGCAAACATGAATCAAGTAGAAAGGGCACAATATTTCATTTATCAAAAAAATCTGTCATTAATCATGCTGGCAATAGCTGTTGTTGCTTTATTAATTATATTATTAATATTTAAATTTCGTAAATCTTGGTACGTAGATAGTTCTGTAAGACGACAATATGAAAATTGGCCATTAGACATAAGGCTTGTATTAATTTTGATCAATGGCTGGATTGTCATGATATTTACTTTCATGCTTAAGCAAGATTATTATTCATTATTTTCTTATTACAATTATCAGAGTGTTGAAGGGCTATTATTTAATCATTTCATTCATTTATTTGCAATATGGTTTGGCATATACCAAGTTGTATGGACGTATGATGAGCTAAAGCAAGGATTGGGCTTTATCGAAACACTTAAAAACGGTATTGTTGTTAAAAATATAAAGTTAGTAAGGGATGCTTTTTTAAAAACCGCTATCGGGAAGCAAATGTTGGCGATATTAATCGTTATCTTTTTTTGGGGGATTGGAACTGCAATTGCTTTTGCTAATTCTTACGATGATGGTTTAATCATGTTTTATCTTATTTGTGTCTTCTTCATCGGTATACCGTCAATTTTGTTTCTGATGAAAAGGATTCGTTATTTAAATCGTGTATTTAGAGCAACCGAACAAATGGCAAGTGGCACATTACTTGAACCAGTTCCTGAAAAAGGAAAGTCTGTTATAGCTAAGCACGCAAAACATCTTAATAAACTAAGAGCTGGATTTAAGACGTCAATAACAGAACAAGCAAAAAGTGAACGATTAAAAACCGAGCTTATAACAAATGTAAGTCATGATTTAAGAACACCTCTGACCTCAATTATCACATATACCGATTTGTTAAAAAATCAGCAGTTGACTGAGGAAGAGAGAAATGAGTATGTAAATATATTAGAACGAAAATCCAATCGATTAAAAATACTCATTGAAGACTTGTTTGAAGTATCTAAAATGGCGAGCGGGAATTTAGAGCTTCATAAACAACAGGTAGATTTAACACAATTAATACACCAAGTAATTGGTGAACACCAAGAGGATATTGAAAAATCCGGTCTTGATTTTCGGGTAACAATTCCAGACACTTCAGTTATGAGCTACGTAGACGGACAAAGGTGGTGGCGTGTGTTAGACAATTTAATCGTTAATGCACTGAAGTATTCACTTACAGGTACAAGAGTATATGTTAGTCTAAAGCATGAAAATAACCAAGCAGAATTTGTTGTTAAGAACATTACTAAATATGAGCTTGGTGAGAATATTAACGAACTACTTGAAAGATTTAAACGAGCAGATACATCACGAGCTACAGAGGGATCTGGCTTAGGGCTTGCGATTGCTCAATCGATCGTTGATTTACATGATGGTACATTACAAATAGATCTAGATGGCGATCTATTTAAAGTAATTGTTAAAATACCAACATATTAG
- a CDS encoding response regulator transcription factor, translated as MNEYTILVTDDDKEIRDGIEIYLSNEGYKVIKAANGIETLQQLENNEVHLIIMDIMMPQMDGIAATFKIRDKYNIPIIMLSAKAEDTDKIHGLSVGADDYITKPFHPMELIARVKSQMRRYVQLGTYHEQQTITEVNGLVLDQEAKEVKLDGKSIKLTPIEYKITELLLLNAGRVFSINEIYERVWNEPAYNAENIVAVHIRKIREKIEENPKNPRYVKVVWGIGYKIEK; from the coding sequence ATGAACGAATATACAATTCTAGTTACCGATGACGACAAAGAGATAAGAGATGGCATTGAGATTTATCTTAGTAATGAGGGATATAAGGTCATAAAAGCAGCAAATGGAATTGAAACACTCCAACAGCTTGAAAATAATGAAGTGCATTTAATTATAATGGACATCATGATGCCACAGATGGATGGAATTGCGGCAACATTTAAAATACGAGACAAGTACAACATTCCTATCATTATGCTCAGTGCAAAAGCTGAGGATACAGATAAAATTCATGGACTCTCAGTAGGAGCTGACGACTATATTACAAAGCCATTTCATCCTATGGAGCTCATTGCGCGTGTAAAATCACAAATGCGCAGGTATGTACAGCTAGGCACATATCATGAACAACAAACAATTACTGAAGTAAATGGCTTAGTGCTTGATCAGGAAGCAAAAGAAGTGAAGCTAGACGGCAAATCAATTAAGCTTACACCGATTGAGTATAAGATCACTGAGCTATTATTACTGAATGCAGGGCGTGTGTTTTCCATTAATGAAATTTATGAACGAGTATGGAACGAGCCTGCATATAACGCTGAGAATATCGTAGCAGTGCATATTCGAAAAATACGTGAAAAAATAGAAGAAAATCCAAAAAATCCTCGTTATGTTAAGGTTGTTTGGGGAATTGGTTATAAGATTGAGAAGTAA
- a CDS encoding DMT family transporter, which produces MKQYNLLPILAGVLSAGIVGFSFLFLKNIVSETSPLAILSYRFTIAFIVMTAFVLLKVIRVDFRHKPILPLILFSIVQPVLSFSFQTYGMKYASSSEAGIITALVPIFVMLFAATMLKESTTIIQKASILLSVGGVSYITVMKGVDGEANLLGIILIFLSVVSMALYTVLARKFSKQFSPIELTYAMMGMGMFMFNLVLFVSPEKADFTVLLKVNFVLPMLYLAILSSVVTSFLSNYMVSRMKASQSVVFMNLSTIVSILAGVFILHETFYTYHLIGTVMIIIGVVGANIKGINMPKQMTQKSTVIHD; this is translated from the coding sequence ATGAAACAATACAATCTATTACCTATTCTTGCTGGTGTATTAAGTGCTGGCATAGTCGGTTTCAGCTTTTTATTTTTAAAAAATATTGTAAGTGAAACGTCACCTTTAGCTATATTATCCTACCGTTTTACGATTGCATTTATTGTCATGACTGCATTTGTTTTATTAAAAGTAATACGTGTAGATTTTCGACATAAACCCATACTCCCGCTAATATTATTCTCAATCGTTCAACCTGTACTTTCTTTTTCATTTCAAACTTATGGAATGAAATATGCTTCTTCAAGTGAAGCAGGTATTATTACAGCATTAGTCCCCATTTTTGTCATGCTATTCGCAGCTACCATGTTAAAAGAAAGCACGACAATAATACAGAAAGCTTCTATTCTGCTTTCTGTAGGAGGCGTAAGTTACATTACTGTTATGAAAGGCGTTGACGGTGAAGCAAATTTGCTTGGTATTATACTCATCTTTTTATCTGTTGTATCAATGGCTTTGTATACAGTATTGGCAAGGAAGTTCTCTAAACAATTTTCACCAATCGAATTAACGTATGCAATGATGGGCATGGGCATGTTCATGTTTAACTTAGTACTTTTTGTCTCACCTGAAAAAGCTGACTTTACAGTTTTATTAAAAGTTAATTTTGTTTTACCGATGTTATACTTAGCGATTTTATCTTCTGTAGTTACATCTTTCTTAAGCAATTACATGGTATCTAGAATGAAAGCTTCACAGTCGGTTGTCTTCATGAACCTTTCAACAATTGTAAGTATACTTGCAGGTGTTTTCATTCTACATGAAACGTTTTACACTTATCACTTGATCGGCACTGTTATGATTATCATAGGTGTTGTCGGAGCAAATATAAAAGGCATAAATATGCCTAAACAAATGACGCAAAAATCAACTGTCATTCATGACTAA
- a CDS encoding LTA synthase family protein, which produces MNKSSLLKMSFVFAATTLLWFKTYIVYKTSFDLKIESWKQEFILFINPLSFLLIIFGIALFINIKKRNRYLIVTSFIVSFTLYANVLYYREFSDFITMPLLFQTSNIKDLHNSIFELLHVTDIFMFVDVLVLYFIIRHSNKMSNEIIYTKKDKRAYFILVASITLVNLVLAETERPQLLTRTFDREILVKNIGSYNYHIYDLLLTSKTKAQRAFADSSEFVEIENYINANYKEPNQDFFGIAKGRNVIIVSMESLQNFVINETINGEEITPFLNDFVKESYYFDNFYHQTGQGKTSDSEFLVENSLYPLGRGAVFFTHSENEYSATPEILKEENYYSAVFHANKKSFWNRDVMYPNLGYDRYFSLIDFDVNESNSIGWGLKDVEFFSQSVDILKTLTQPFYTKFITLTNHFPFVLDEEDKMVDEFTSNSRTVNRYFPTVRYMDEALKDFVELLKQEAIYENSILVFYGDHYGISENHKRAMGEFLGKEMTPFDVVNLQKVPLIIHIPGITDESPLVVSKVSGQIDVKPTLLHLLGIETKNDVHFGADIFSTKKSDLTVLRDGSFITEDYIYTKSICFDKHTGAKTTSSNCEPYEEKVKHELEYSDNIVYGDLLRFYEGTSYNEALTGQ; this is translated from the coding sequence ATGAATAAATCATCATTGTTAAAGATGTCATTCGTATTCGCCGCAACAACTTTATTATGGTTTAAGACATATATTGTCTATAAAACTAGCTTCGATTTAAAGATTGAATCTTGGAAGCAAGAATTTATCCTGTTTATAAATCCATTAAGCTTTTTACTTATTATTTTTGGAATTGCACTGTTTATTAATATCAAGAAACGTAATCGTTATTTAATAGTTACAAGCTTCATAGTTTCATTCACGTTATATGCGAATGTATTATATTATAGAGAATTTTCAGATTTTATTACAATGCCATTACTTTTCCAAACTAGCAATATAAAGGATCTACATAATAGCATTTTTGAGCTATTGCATGTTACTGATATTTTTATGTTTGTCGATGTGCTTGTGTTATATTTCATTATTCGTCATAGTAATAAGATGTCCAATGAAATAATTTATACAAAGAAAGATAAACGAGCTTATTTCATATTAGTTGCAAGCATTACTTTAGTAAATTTAGTGCTTGCGGAAACAGAAAGACCGCAGCTGTTAACGCGTACATTTGACAGAGAAATATTAGTGAAGAACATCGGGTCATACAATTACCACATTTACGATCTTTTGTTAACATCTAAAACAAAAGCACAAAGAGCATTTGCAGATAGTAGTGAGTTTGTTGAAATAGAAAATTATATAAATGCAAATTACAAAGAACCAAATCAAGACTTTTTTGGTATCGCAAAAGGTCGTAATGTGATAATCGTTTCAATGGAATCTTTGCAAAACTTTGTGATAAATGAAACCATTAACGGGGAAGAAATTACGCCTTTTTTAAATGATTTTGTGAAAGAAAGCTATTATTTTGATAATTTTTATCATCAAACCGGACAGGGGAAAACTTCTGATAGTGAGTTTTTAGTTGAGAATTCATTATATCCTCTAGGTAGAGGAGCAGTATTCTTTACTCATTCAGAAAATGAATATAGTGCGACACCAGAAATCTTGAAAGAAGAAAATTATTATTCAGCTGTATTCCATGCGAATAAAAAAAGTTTTTGGAATAGAGATGTGATGTACCCTAACCTAGGCTATGATCGTTATTTCTCATTAATCGATTTTGATGTTAATGAGAGTAATTCTATTGGCTGGGGATTAAAGGATGTAGAGTTTTTTTCCCAATCTGTAGATATATTAAAGACACTAACGCAGCCGTTTTATACAAAGTTTATTACGTTAACAAATCATTTTCCGTTTGTACTTGATGAAGAGGATAAGATGGTAGATGAATTTACGTCTAATAGCCGAACAGTTAATCGATATTTTCCAACTGTACGATATATGGATGAGGCACTTAAAGATTTCGTTGAATTACTAAAGCAAGAAGCCATATATGAAAATTCCATTCTCGTATTCTATGGTGATCACTACGGAATATCCGAAAATCATAAAAGAGCTATGGGGGAGTTTTTAGGAAAAGAAATGACACCATTTGATGTAGTGAATTTACAAAAAGTCCCTTTAATAATTCATATACCAGGAATTACCGATGAAAGTCCACTTGTAGTTTCGAAAGTATCAGGACAAATTGATGTGAAGCCGACACTTTTGCACTTATTGGGGATTGAAACAAAAAATGACGTTCATTTTGGTGCCGATATCTTCTCAACAAAAAAGAGTGATCTTACTGTCTTGAGAGATGGAAGCTTTATAACGGAGGATTATATATATACAAAATCTATATGTTTTGACAAACATACTGGAGCAAAGACGACTAGTTCCAACTGTGAACCATATGAAGAAAAAGTAAAACATGAGCTAGAATACTCAGATAACATTGTTTATGGAGACTTATTAAGGTTCTATGAAGGGACATCATATAATGAAGCTTTAACTGGTCAATGA
- a CDS encoding NUDIX hydrolase — translation MKIIENKSGLQYLDFIKCNEVQMKKYEPLSGSFAVIICGEHILLCYNKWRNQWEIPAGRREEGETPKQCAIRELFEETGQEVNDLSFKGLLKVKNKYSGEVKYNPVYYSKVNKLQPFIDNDETSEIMLWDCKEDIGYIDLVDIQILAFI, via the coding sequence TTGAAAATTATTGAAAATAAAAGCGGTTTACAGTATCTTGATTTTATTAAATGCAACGAAGTACAGATGAAAAAATATGAACCGCTTAGCGGTTCTTTTGCGGTAATCATATGTGGAGAGCACATTCTTTTATGCTATAACAAATGGAGAAATCAATGGGAGATACCTGCAGGTAGAAGGGAAGAAGGTGAAACCCCGAAGCAGTGTGCTATAAGAGAGTTGTTTGAGGAAACAGGACAAGAAGTAAATGATTTATCATTTAAAGGTTTACTTAAGGTCAAAAATAAATATAGTGGAGAAGTAAAGTATAATCCTGTTTATTACTCAAAAGTAAATAAATTGCAACCTTTCATAGATAACGATGAAACTTCAGAAATTATGCTATGGGACTGTAAGGAGGATATTGGATATATTGATCTTGTAGATATACAAATTTTAGCTTTTATCTAG
- a CDS encoding S41 family peptidase, producing MDKDILFNHFSTAIELLEQHYVVASKKEKLLSGLREKNSDDFKNIKSLSEFATFVTEMLMQLSGDKHLYIELFTNQEDGNFLEEDWLKKELESERTNNFGFTEVKVMPNNIGYMKITQFMNPDRGIDTAIAAMKMLENTDATIIDLRHNRGGYGELGEYILSYFFDDEPILLSTTHDMNIKDFQTFTHPFVVGKRKLNHHPLYILINCKTGSAAEYFTYVLQAHEKAIIVGEPSAGAANRNTYYPLTDGIRLSISTGEPIVEITGSNWEGEGIIPNIKCAPEDALDKAIAHLQQSE from the coding sequence ATGGACAAAGATATATTATTTAATCACTTTTCAACAGCGATAGAACTGTTAGAGCAGCATTACGTTGTTGCATCTAAAAAAGAAAAATTACTAAGTGGCTTACGCGAAAAGAATTCTGACGATTTTAAAAATATTAAATCCCTAAGCGAATTTGCTACATTTGTAACAGAGATGTTGATGCAGCTTAGTGGAGACAAGCATTTATACATTGAATTATTCACTAATCAAGAAGACGGTAACTTTCTAGAGGAGGATTGGCTAAAAAAAGAACTGGAATCAGAAAGAACAAACAACTTTGGGTTTACCGAGGTAAAGGTTATGCCAAATAATATCGGTTACATGAAAATAACACAGTTTATGAATCCTGATAGAGGTATAGATACAGCCATTGCAGCGATGAAAATGTTAGAAAATACGGATGCAACGATTATTGATTTACGTCACAATCGTGGGGGGTATGGAGAGCTAGGAGAATACATACTTAGCTATTTTTTTGATGATGAACCTATACTACTATCTACTACTCATGATATGAATATAAAAGATTTCCAAACTTTCACCCATCCTTTTGTTGTTGGCAAACGCAAACTAAATCATCATCCACTTTACATATTAATTAACTGTAAAACTGGATCAGCAGCTGAGTACTTTACTTATGTACTCCAAGCTCATGAGAAAGCAATTATTGTAGGTGAACCTTCAGCAGGAGCTGCAAATAGAAATACGTATTATCCATTAACTGATGGAATAAGACTATCTATTTCAACTGGGGAACCTATTGTTGAAATAACCGGTTCTAACTGGGAGGGCGAAGGTATCATACCAAATATCAAATGTGCTCCTGAAGATGCCTTAGACAAAGCTATAGCACATTTACAACAAAGTGAATGA
- a CDS encoding MMPL family transporter produces MKTIIKFRWAMIIFWLIVSALLITTMPNLDDLVREKGQPKIPDEYSSVVSNQLLDDLKGTTTSKENIDVVAVFHEDEPLTSAQLNNIEQQIANLQNKQEELAITHIATHFKNEELLNQFVSEDGTTVMAVISVDKAGKKVSEVREDIQKELNDSEVKTYLTGNEFINEDQIQNTGEGVKKTELFTVIFIILVLIVVFRSPITPIISLLIVALTYICSLSIVAHLVDAFDFPFSTTTQTFLILVLFGIGTDYNILLLSRFKEELSNDQEITEAIVTTYRTAGKTVVYSGLAVFIGFSILGFAQFSVFQSSVAVAVSVATLLLVLYTMMPFFMSVIGKFMFWPVQKQKGHSESRLWSTLGKFSIARPLISIIIVAMITIPFLLLSKGELSYNSIDEVNDTYESVQGFNILAEKFSPGKALPTTVVIDADESLDSNEKLALIDDLTASLMNIEGVETVYGPTRPQGEKIAELYIEDQVGEVNEGLSTANDGLSEIANGLSGANENFSSPKDFADLDRLINGTEEVANNMNQLTNALQQVNNGSEIGVHGARELANAVATLENNLTKLDTSLAGVLANYEQLQSGYGSFAYDYDNLEKQLAFIQSTTNEMQSLVIQIESAYPEVESDPNMLALNTAIDTLAVQSTALTDGLIELNNRFSSTNDLFAQANEGLEKIIAGHTQLVTASSELTQAASELADGLEIGSQGQSAIITNMEGIENGILMINDGQQQLKNELEELSSGMNELEKGLSKSSEGLNEISVGLHDATDYLDEVTQAEAPSSFFIPEELLEGEYQDVLNTYMSDNRSTFKLTVELSVDPYSTEAISVINQLSSVIESELVSSNIKGTTYAIGGISSINNDLNMMANDDFSRTIILMLVGIFVVLVLIMRAFWIPIFIIASLILSYYTALSMTDLLFVHVFGYSGLSWTIPFFSFIMIIALGVDYSIFLMMRFKENIEHTTIEALVIAKKQMGKVVISAATILCGTFAAMYPAGVLSLTQMATVVIIGLTLLTVIMLPVFIPALISLQTKMNRNHFTKTNRSKSLTD; encoded by the coding sequence ATGAAGACAATTATAAAATTTCGTTGGGCAATGATTATTTTTTGGTTAATTGTATCTGCTTTATTAATAACAACGATGCCTAATTTAGATGATTTAGTTAGGGAAAAGGGGCAGCCCAAAATACCAGATGAATATTCATCAGTTGTGTCTAATCAATTACTAGATGACTTGAAGGGTACAACTACAAGTAAAGAAAATATAGACGTCGTCGCCGTCTTTCATGAAGATGAACCTCTTACATCAGCTCAGCTAAATAACATTGAGCAACAAATAGCCAATTTACAGAACAAACAAGAAGAACTAGCGATCACTCATATCGCTACACATTTTAAAAACGAAGAATTATTAAATCAATTTGTTTCTGAAGATGGTACAACAGTAATGGCGGTTATCAGTGTAGACAAAGCTGGAAAGAAAGTGAGTGAAGTACGTGAAGATATCCAAAAGGAATTAAATGATAGTGAGGTGAAGACTTATTTAACAGGTAATGAATTTATTAATGAAGATCAAATTCAGAATACAGGAGAAGGTGTTAAAAAAACCGAACTTTTTACAGTTATTTTTATTATCCTTGTACTAATTGTCGTATTTCGTTCTCCAATCACACCGATCATTTCATTATTAATCGTTGCTCTCACTTATATTTGCTCATTAAGTATTGTAGCGCATTTAGTTGATGCATTTGATTTCCCATTTTCAACAACTACACAGACATTTTTAATCTTAGTTTTATTCGGTATTGGTACGGACTATAATATTTTACTATTAAGCAGGTTTAAGGAAGAGCTAAGTAATGATCAAGAAATAACAGAAGCGATAGTCACCACATACAGAACAGCTGGTAAAACAGTTGTATATAGTGGTTTAGCTGTGTTTATTGGTTTTAGTATATTAGGTTTTGCTCAGTTTTCTGTTTTTCAATCCTCTGTCGCTGTAGCTGTGTCAGTTGCTACTTTATTACTTGTGTTATACACAATGATGCCATTTTTTATGAGTGTAATTGGTAAATTCATGTTCTGGCCAGTGCAAAAGCAGAAAGGGCATAGTGAAAGCAGACTATGGTCTACATTAGGAAAGTTTTCAATTGCTCGTCCGCTTATTTCAATTATTATTGTAGCTATGATTACGATCCCATTTTTACTATTGTCTAAAGGAGAGTTATCGTATAACAGTATAGATGAAGTAAATGATACGTATGAATCAGTACAAGGATTTAACATTCTTGCTGAAAAATTCTCACCTGGTAAAGCATTACCTACTACGGTGGTTATTGATGCTGATGAAAGCTTAGATTCTAATGAAAAGTTAGCTCTCATCGATGATTTAACTGCATCACTTATGAATATAGAGGGAGTGGAAACAGTATACGGTCCAACAAGACCACAAGGAGAGAAAATAGCAGAGCTATATATTGAAGATCAAGTAGGTGAAGTGAACGAAGGTTTATCAACAGCTAACGATGGACTATCGGAAATTGCAAATGGATTATCAGGTGCGAATGAGAATTTCTCGTCACCAAAAGATTTTGCTGATTTAGATAGGCTCATTAATGGCACTGAAGAAGTTGCAAATAATATGAACCAGCTTACAAATGCATTACAGCAAGTTAATAATGGCTCAGAAATTGGAGTACATGGAGCAAGAGAATTAGCAAATGCTGTAGCAACTTTAGAAAATAATTTAACAAAGCTAGATACATCATTGGCAGGGGTACTTGCAAACTATGAACAGCTTCAAAGTGGGTATGGTTCATTTGCATATGATTACGATAATTTGGAAAAGCAATTAGCATTCATTCAGTCAACAACAAATGAAATGCAAAGCTTAGTTATTCAAATTGAAAGTGCATACCCAGAAGTGGAATCTGACCCAAATATGTTGGCACTGAATACAGCCATTGATACGTTAGCAGTACAGTCTACAGCTTTAACAGATGGTTTGATTGAGCTAAACAATCGATTTTCTTCGACTAATGATTTGTTTGCTCAAGCAAACGAAGGCCTTGAGAAAATCATTGCAGGACATACTCAATTAGTTACTGCATCGAGTGAATTGACCCAAGCAGCTTCAGAGCTTGCTGATGGCTTAGAAATAGGCAGCCAAGGACAATCAGCAATCATAACAAATATGGAAGGGATAGAAAATGGAATTTTAATGATCAATGATGGTCAGCAACAACTGAAGAATGAACTAGAGGAATTATCTTCTGGAATGAATGAATTAGAAAAAGGTCTCTCTAAAAGCTCAGAAGGGTTAAACGAAATTTCAGTAGGACTTCACGATGCAACCGACTATTTAGATGAGGTAACACAAGCGGAAGCACCTTCTTCGTTCTTTATTCCTGAAGAATTACTTGAAGGAGAATATCAGGATGTCCTAAATACGTACATGTCTGATAATAGAAGTACGTTCAAATTGACAGTTGAGTTATCTGTAGATCCGTATTCAACAGAAGCAATTTCAGTCATTAATCAACTAAGCTCTGTCATTGAAAGTGAACTAGTATCTTCTAACATAAAGGGCACAACGTATGCAATAGGTGGAATTTCTTCAATTAATAACGATTTAAATATGATGGCAAACGATGACTTTTCTCGCACAATTATTTTAATGTTAGTAGGAATTTTCGTCGTACTCGTCTTAATTATGAGAGCCTTTTGGATACCAATATTTATTATTGCATCACTCATTTTAAGTTATTATACAGCTCTATCAATGACTGACTTACTTTTTGTTCATGTATTCGGATATAGTGGATTGTCTTGGACCATTCCATTCTTTTCATTCATTATGATCATAGCACTTGGAGTAGATTATAGTATTTTCTTAATGATGAGATTTAAAGAAAATATTGAACATACAACAATTGAAGCATTAGTAATTGCTAAAAAACAAATGGGTAAAGTCGTTATTTCAGCTGCTACAATTTTATGTGGAACGTTTGCAGCAATGTATCCAGCAGGTGTGCTGTCGTTAACTCAAATGGCTACTGTAGTAATCATTGGTTTAACACTCCTGACTGTCATTATGCTACCTGTTTTTATACCAGCACTTATTTCTTTGCAAACCAAAATGAATAGGAATCATTTCACCAAAACTAATAGGTCTAAAAGTTTAACAGATTGA